ttaaattatctatgcaacaattcttttcaaacaccttatgaattgagctaagtacttcacctaaattttttaagtccgagtacttaactatgctaccctttagggggagcttaaattaactagactatttctctcttcttaattttttttgatttatgtcaaagggggagagaaaagtcaaagttaagaaatcaagaataaaagggggagcataaactttaaattttatttatgcattgatgcttctaacattcattatttattcctttatttaaaagttatgttttacttaactttgaaccaagattgccataatcaaaaagggggagattgttggtgcagtgagcaccagatgatagaacctgagttttgattatggcaaagggctcaaagttaagtggtggtgttatctaacaaagttcatggagcttgcaggaaagtcctaaatgatacttaggcaaaagtcctagctgcggttaggcaagtgaaaaccctagggggtggtaaccctaggtcataaggggtggtaaccctatgcggaaagtcttggcaggtcgatggcttcaggcaaaagtcctagggggtggtaaccctaggtgaaaagtcctggtgtcgcgaaccaggtgaaagtctggactagccgggaagcggatgtccagcagaaagtccgggcgAGTGCGAGGCAAAAGTCGGTCGATCCGTGGATCGTCTCGGCAataaatctcccgagtggagtaggtgaggacgcgttcccgtagaggaacAGAGGCgtcggtcgacctagggtttccggttggaaatccgtaGTCAGGAgattgtcataatttcatattcatactattattttgtgttaactttgtgttgcggtatttttggattaacatacttgcaggtaccaaaacacaaagaagaactcggatgaataaggcgcctccatggagcttggaggcgcctcgggtgcgaaccaggaaaggctggaggcgccttgaatggagttcaaggcgccttgaccgaggttgaagcgctggataggctgaaggcgccttgaaccagatagagttcgaccaggtcagtgctgatccacgcgggtgactcggctcgttcaaggcgccttggtgaacagtataaggcgccttgaaccccctttataaggggtctcgaccagcagcttcaggaCATCAACttcaagcaatccttacgctacaagctgctctagaaacgcccagaagtgctgttgcaagtccccgacaacccggagcttcagattctactactttattgttgtcggtataatttgttttagttctttcaattgtagcatcttattgtacattttacgagcttatagttgttgcccacggaaagcgatcaaggatcgcgggccttcgagtaggagtcgccttaggctccgaacgaagtaactccttcgtgtctgtgtctctttacttaatttccgctgctttaactcttacgttttacgattccgataatcgaacgaaatagccgcgagtgctattcaccccccccccccctctagcacgtctcgatccaacacatctCCTAGATACTTATGCATTGATTGCATTCAGATTTATTCTACCATGTAAATTGTGATTGCAGAAATTGAAGCTCATGTCTGCTCAAGAAATTTCTCTGGACGAACTTCAGATATAAATTGTGCATTTTTGTCCTGCTGCTCACAACCTTCTTTAAGGCTATTGTCTTGGATGTAATCAAATGTACCATGTTAGACTTCAATTTGTCTAGAAGTATTACTTCAATCTCTGCAGGCTTAGTGATCAATGTCCTCTTTTTTGGTTGAAGGTTTCGATTTGTGTTTAAGGTGAAGCAGATTGACTTTCTTATAAGCTCCATGCCATAAAACTAGTGGTCTAGTTCATGTTTCAAACTGCACCATTGGCATACAAACtacatcaaaatataacaccaAACTGGATTAGTCTGATTGAGCTTCCTTCCTTGACAATAGAGTTTGACGATTGTTATAAATGGTTGTTATCTTGGACAACAAGTCGTATGCTGATATCATTGTGCTTCACTGCTTCTGCACTGTTATTGGATAGTTGTATGCAGTTCAAGAGTGATTGGATATTTGAGGAGAGACCCGGACCATGAGAATAatggtggtcctttgtttgagagaAGGATTGTTAGAAATACAATTAAAGTtttacattgaaaatacatgaaaaGTATGAGACCTTAATTTTGAGTAAAGccaaaaaataaatctataaggcCTTAGGCTTTAAAtgaataatatcatgtcattatgaaaATATATGAATTTTTTTGATCTTAACAACTTAcactttattttaataattttttatactcCTCACCATATCTTAAAAATGACTCAAGTTTGAATTTTAGGATGATTTTAAAGGTTAGCCTTACTTGGTAGAAAGATTATCTATCTTCAGGTTTAGTCGGGTGAAACTTGGACATCTGAATTACTAATAAAAAAGTGTTGTTGATACCCGTTAGTATTGATAACAATTTGACAATAATTTCTTGAATGACTAAATGGTATAGCCAACACGTAGGATATACCAACCTTGACAAGTCTTAGAAGGATttcaaattaatttgtgattaccTTTCATTCGGGTCTAATTGGTCTTTTATTAGAatttgaaaacccaatctatgTCTGATATACCCAAATAAGCTATAAAGGATATTGTGAAGTTATTCCATGCTTAATTCACACTAATTGTAGTTATATTAGTGACAAACATCTAGGTTTTTTAGATTCCAATAAATTTGATATACTGTCTACTTTACTTGCAATTTGTAAATAACTAACTTATTATTCCCACATGATGTTCAGTTAGTTAGAAAGTCACAAATTTACAATAATAGGATAGAGATTAATTTTCAATTGGTGCATGTCCTAGGGAAAaaattcttcttatattttaatcaCTTGGCCGTCGGCTCTAAGCTGACCTTATAATTTACCTCCCTTTATATAACCTAAAGATTGACCATGAAAGATATCTAGAATGAGCATAATCACTTTTTACTATAATAAAAATagctaatttataaaaataacacaCGTGTAGCATTTCATAATCTCAATATATAATGTTGCGACTAATTCTCCTTTCTCTTCATCCTCTATATTCTCTATATAATGTTGTACTACTTCCCTCCCTCCTCTTCTCCATCTTATCCTTCCATCCAGGTAATTTGAACATTTCTCAATGGTTCTACTTAATATCCAGCACTTTTTTGTCATCCTAAATCGTTAGTTTTTATTGCTTACTAGTACAGTAGTTTTCCAATGACTCAATGGCCCAAGTTTGAGACCGATTCAACTATTTGATTCAAACTCAAGCGTTGCCACTTGGATGAATTGCAAGACCAACCCAAACCCGACTTACTTGGCTAACATAGCTTAATAAGAGCGAGCGTGGAGCACAACAAACACGATCCAAGTTGATATTCAACCCAAGTTATTAATCGAGTTTAGAAAGTCCCATACCTTCAATCAATCTCAGTTGAAGTCATCATTTATGTTATAGTCACTTTGATTACTGCATTAAAGAACAGACTCATGACTTATGACAATAAGCAAGTTCATGAACACGACGAAACAAACTTGATCACAAGCTTAACACAAAGGGatgttttcattttcttttaaacattaaacTGCTAAGTGATCAGAGCTAATTAATCTAAACCTTGAGAAATCTAATATCAAACAAGCTATTGTGTCTTTTTTGCCAGCCAGTTACATTTTTAAGAGATTCTTCCAAAGGTGCTTCAAAAGTAGCCCTTGCCTCTACATATTTGACCTACAGTTAGATTAACTTTAAATATGAACTTCATGGTACATGAACAACATTATCCAAGCAAACTATAAAATGTCTTAATTTACACAAACAAAAAGAAGCAACAAATCCACTAGCCTTCAGATCTTTAAGAGTTCTTCACAGATTCAGCAAATATGAGATTTATTGTAGGTTTTTGCTTGTGTGAAGTTAACCCAACCAAATGAAGGGTGATAAGAGCATCAATCATGCATCTATGGTGTGTGAGTTGCATGATCTTGAATGgatcataactccctcatttctTAATCAAATCTCATGATTTCAAGTTCTAAGGGTTCTTCTGTTACTCTActttaaactgaaataaaaatCTTTGCATGAGGATCTCTGTGGTTCTCTCTGGAGCTCTTGAACTCTGACGAACTCACACAAAGGTCGCAATTCGACCTTTAtgcattccaaattcaatttttcaCTGATAACCCAACCAATTCTCCTGAGTCCGGACTCGTTTGAAAGCCAAGTTCAGTAGCTGTAGACTGACGGAAATTTTAGAGAATTTAGTTGAATATTTCATGAGTTATTATCCTCCAAAGTGAGTAAAGAAGCACACTCTATCGAAGTCCAAACTCACTGCCCACCCAAACTACAAGCTGGTAGATTGTCTTAACTCCATCACGACCGTTGGTAGCATCCAATCTGAGGGCCTACATTTGAAGGCAACCGAGGGAGCGATCCGTGGGAAGAAACCATGGGCCAATCAGCTTTCGTCGTTCTCCCTTCAGGATGATatatatttaaatcctttctCTTCCAGGCTTAGTCATCTCAACCGCCCCGGCAATCACCTCGCAGATCTGTTTTAGTAAATCAGTTCGAGTACTAGAGCTCCGGCGATGGCGCAGGAGGAGATAGAAGTCTCCACGGAGCCTAAGGAATGCTTGGTTGATCCCCCCGTTAGTGAAGCCACGGCGGAAGGTGGTGCGGAGGCCACTGAAGCTCCTCCGGCCGGAGAAACCGATCCTCCCAAGGAAAAAAAGGAGCCCAAGTCCAGGAAGAAGGCTTCCGGCTCCCGGAAGCCCGCCGCTCACCCGCCTTATGCTGAGGTAGGAACAGTATCTCCCTCGCATGTTGCCACAATTggtttagattagatctcgattgtAAGTTTTGTGGTTCGATTATGTAGATGATTGTCGAGGCGATCGTGACGTTAAAGGACCGTGCTGGATCGAGCCAGTACGCGATCGGCAAGTTCATCGAGGATAAGCAAAAAGATCACCTCCCCGGGAACTTTAGGAAGATCCTCCTCGGCCACCTGAAGAGGCTCGCGGCGTCCGGAAAGCtgaagaaggtaaagaactcgtACAAACTCTCCGGTGCTCAGGCCGCTGCTTCCTCCTCTGCTGCCCCGGCCAAGACGAAGGCAAAGCCTATGTCCAAACCAAAACCTAAGCCTAAGATCGTCGCCAAGACAGCCAAGGCGAAGACTGCTGCGtccaaacccaaggctaagattGCTACACCTAAACCCAAGGCGAAACCTGCTGCGGCAAAACCGAAGTCTAAGTCTGTTACGGCCAAACCTAAAACGAAGCCCGTTACGGCCACCAAGCCCAAAGCCAAATCGGCGCCCGCTGCTAAACCAAAACCTAATTCGAAATCCAAGGCGAAGGCCAAACCAGCGACTCCTGTTAAGTCTAAGGCCAAGCCAGCGACTCCTGTTAAGTCTAAGGCGGCCAAGCTTGCTCCGGCAGAGGCGAAGCCTAAGGCTAAGCCAGAAGTACCGCTAGCGTCCAAATCAAGGGCAACGCCGAAGCCAAAGCCTGCGGCCACAAAGCCCAAGCCCGCCGTGACACGATCGAAAGCAAAGTCCCCCGCGCCGCCTGCTAAGGCGGCAAAAATCTCAACGAAGGACACACCTTCGAAGAAGGCACCGCCGCCAAAGAAAGCTCCGGCTGCTACCAAGAGGAAGGCGGCCGCACCGGAAGTGAAGAAAGCACCGGCGAAGAGGGCGAGGAAGTAAGCTCCAAAATTTCAGCTGTCCTGAACGTTAATCGCCTTTTGAATGTTAATTTCTATGTTGAAGtgtttttttgtaaattttattaTGTTTTCTTTTGCACGGTAAGGATTACGAGCGTTGGAGGTAGTATCACACTTCTGGTAGAAAGTGAATTTTAGTCGTAAATTTTCATTTgcctctctttttgatgtgtttaTTTGTGTGATAGGAATCGTATCGTGCGAATTTCACTAGTTCCTctataattatgtttaaaatactGATATAACATAATTTTAATctttatataatttcttatagtttttattttaaatctaataaatattttttttaattttcattaaaaTGCAGcatttagtgttttttttttgaaaaaaattgttCCTTATTCGGCGTTTTGATTGAGTGTATAAAATATATCTTTTGGGTTCATCAGATAGCTAAAATGATATATTGGTATATGGATTAATGATTTAATCAATagaattgcaacgaaaaaaaGTTCAATTGATCTTTAGCGCTAACTTCAATTCAAGTCTTGATCAAGTATCTGACTGTATTAAAATAAGGGGAAATTTGAATGTGAACAAcacataaatattttaatattatattataatatatcataacttatatttatattattttatattcatAGCAAACATTTGTACTAATACCTTTTGATGCTTTAGTtttcattaattgtgtttctcTTTTAAGCCATATGGGGTTTATATTCAGTGTGTTAAAATATGTCCACCTTTATATTTTCGTCACTTGTACTTAATACTTAGTAGTCATTAGTTATTTGTTTATCTTTTTTTATACTAATTtgtaatttatctttttttattagtGTAGGGATGGATTGGTGGAGACATTAGGATGAGTGAATCCTGTGTTTTTTTTTCGCCAAGTGTTCCACTCTCTTAgtcatgataaaaaaaaacaaaatgattAACTCGAATTTGGGATGatgaatttagttttataaaaaaatttcatcgGCTGTCAGAATAATGAACGCCCATTCTAATAATCAGTATTCTcatatttattataaattaaaGAGATTTTTTAATAATACATCCTAGTTAATTTCAAATGCTATATTCTTAATTTATCATTGGAAAATTTAAACATAATATCTTGGAAGAATTGTAGCATGACTCTGATATAAATTTCGAATGCTACATCCCTTCTCTCACACATCGGATGAGGCGAAGTATTTGCAGAGTCAATATGACCCAGAAATAAATATGCTTTTGTTAGTACATAGTGCACCGATAACTTAACATGCATTTTGACCTATATtaaaaagtttaaagttaaaatatatGTATTTGACATACTTCTTAAGTGAGCAGACTGGATTGACTTAATGAATCTTGAGGATTATACACTAAGCATAAAGTTAAAATGGGTCGAGAGGATTA
This genomic stretch from Zingiber officinale cultivar Zhangliang chromosome 7A, Zo_v1.1, whole genome shotgun sequence harbors:
- the LOC122001333 gene encoding histone H1-like, with the protein product MAQEEIEVSTEPKECLVDPPVSEATAEGGAEATEAPPAGETDPPKEKKEPKSRKKASGSRKPAAHPPYAEMIVEAIVTLKDRAGSSQYAIGKFIEDKQKDHLPGNFRKILLGHLKRLAASGKLKKVKNSYKLSGAQAAASSSAAPAKTKAKPMSKPKPKPKIVAKTAKAKTAASKPKAKIATPKPKAKPAAAKPKSKSVTAKPKTKPVTATKPKAKSAPAAKPKPNSKSKAKAKPATPVKSKAKPATPVKSKAAKLAPAEAKPKAKPEVPLASKSRATPKPKPAATKPKPAVTRSKAKSPAPPAKAAKISTKDTPSKKAPPPKKAPAATKRKAAAPEVKKAPAKRARK